In Eubalaena glacialis isolate mEubGla1 chromosome 4, mEubGla1.1.hap2.+ XY, whole genome shotgun sequence, the genomic window tgaggattaaacaagtatACACTGAGTAAAGGGTTTagcttagtgcctggcacatagtgaacaCGGAATGATATCACCCCAGGAGGCAGGCAGGAGTTAATTGTTCTATGAACTCAGCCACCCCCTACCACCAGACCTACTGCTTTGGAGCTAAGGCTAGTTCTTCTTCCTTTTGCTGAATATAGTAGTGGGCCAGAGTGCTTGTAGGGATGGGAACAAAAAGAATCATTTTCTACCTTGtcagtttcttgagggcaggaactgtgccATATTTGAATGCCTGTGGTACTTAGAATTGACATCCCTAGAGAGAAACTGGTGTTTCCCTAAGATTTGCCTGAACTGAGTGGGGAAAGAAAATCGTCCATGCCTCCCACTTTATATGCCTGGTAAGGAAAGGGAAACGCTTCCCTCTCTGTAGCAGAGGTCAGCCAGGTCCTGGGGCTGAGAATCAAACAGGAAGCAGTATTCAGACCAAAAGGTTTCCATTCTTTATTACTTGACTTCATGATGAACGAATACCAGTCAGTGCAAGGACACCAGAGCAGAGCTAACCCCCTATATAGCCTCATGTGGAGGTTCCTGGGCTGGGGTCTTAGTGTCTGCACTTAGCCTCATTTCTCAAACCCCAGCAACCCTATGGCCCTGACTTCTCAAGAACCGACAATTGAGGCTCTTACACATGTAACACCTAATACAGTGCCAACTTAGAAAGACACATTGTTCATTGATGAGGATTTGGTAACAGCAAAATCTATTAACggtacagactctggagccatctcggcctgggttcaaatcccaattctGCCATTCATTAACTGTGGGATTTTAAACAAgttacttgggcttccctggtggctcagtggttaaaaatccggctgccaatgcaggggacacaggtttgagcccgggtccgggaagatcccacatgccgcggagcaactaagcccgtgcaccacaactactgagcctgtgctctagagcccgcgtgccacaactactgaagcctgcgtgcccagagcccatgctccacaacaagagaagccaccgcaatgagaagcctgcgcaccgcaacgaagagtagcccccccctcgctgcaactagagaaagcccgcgtgcagcaacgaaaacccaatgcagccaaaaataaataaattaattaaataattttttttaaaaaaacaagttacTCAATCCCTCTGTTCCTCAATTTGTTTATTGGTAAAACATGCATAATAGTGAATACTTGCCTCACAGGATTCTTGTGAAAATGagtttatacatataaaatgagtTCATGAAGTCTTGCATGCGGTAAACAACTGAAAAGttgttagctactattattattgttcctGAAAATAACATGAATTAAGTGATGCGGTACCTATACAGTGGGAAGATAttacaagaaactatatgggaAAATGTTGCCTTTTAGGCAAATATAATTTTCCACAAAGTAGATAGCTGATTAAGCCCTAGTTTTATGTGATGCAGCTCAGAATTTCCGTTTAAGATTACTGAAATGTGAACACTTGTGCACCAGTCTCTTCCCAGGTAATGACTTGCTTCTACCTTTTTGGGGAGAATTATCAGGAAATGATCCACTAGGGCAGGCAGTGAGTCAGGGACCCCTCGTCACACTTGGAAGTGGAGGTGCTTCCAGCAGTTTCCTGCTCAGGCAACTAGAAGTTCCTGCTTGGTGGGGGGAAGTGTGTGGAGTGGGACAGGGAAGTAGCATCTTTCCCTCAGCTATCTCCACCTAATGTAGCAGcagcttttctctccttcccccccgcccccccacccccaccccccacccccggcccttcTGAGCTCTGAGCTCAAGGGCTTAGGCAGAAGGTCAGAGAGGGAGCCTCCCTCTGGACAGACAGGCTCCAGCTAGGAGTGGAGGCTGCAGGCTGCAGTGGCTGGCTTAGAGAATACAGCAGTGCCCTCTGCTGTGAGGCAAGCACGCAGCATTCCGGGAGAATAGCACTTGCGAACCTTGCAAAAATCAATCCAGTCACTCTGGCACACTGTTGGGCTGCCCTATGGCTAatgccctccttccctcccactcacTTTTAAAAAGTCTCCCTGCTCCAGAACCTGGGAAGATATCATTTTTGTCTCCATTCTATGTCAGTCTAGGCTTCAGAGCCCTTTGTCCTTTTCTAGTCCTGAGCTATCACTACAACTAGGTTAATGCCAGAGAAGACAATGTTCAATTAATTCCACTGCCACCCAGGCCAAGTAGGGCTGTACCTTACTACACAGACAAAAGCCTACTCACCTTAAAGAGCTCTAAGATAGGAAAGCCTGGGATAATACTGAAGAATGCAATTTAAAGTATCCTTCTGAAGTCTAACTGATCTTGCTTGGtacttttcttttattcctatCTTCATATAGCACGGATCTCTACTTCCAACCATCCTAAATCCTAAACTTGTCTCTGTGAGACATGGAGTGGAGAAAAAAACTTTGGAAAATGGGAAAAGTCAAAACTCCATTGAGGCTGTAGATAAGGAACCTTCTGAGCCCAACTCAGACCTATCCCTTGGCCTTAGAGAATGGCaattattttggttttctgaGCCTTGATACCATTGAGTGTTGAGTCTGGGGCACACTTTTAGGCAACTCATACTATGGAATGGTCTAGGAAAGGAAAGCCTGGAACATTGCtaaagaatgaaatttaaaaggtTTTCCTTAATTCCAGAGCTGTGGTTCTCAAGCCTTtcatgtatcagaatcacctgaaaaggagatttttaaaaccCAGATTTCTGGGCCCTAACCTCAGAtgttctgatttagtaggtctggagtgggctGTGAAAATGTGCATTTCAGGCAAGTTCAGATGATGCTGATGGACCAGGGCCCAAACTTTGAGAACCATGGTCTGAAGAAAAGCACCTTGGCCTCAGCTATGAATAGAGATGGCTACATCTTTGTCTGAAGGAGTTTAATGTGGTGATTACTTCCTTATACACATCTTCCAGGAACAGACTGGGCTCACAATCGCATTTCTCATTCTTCaatgtttattttcccattttaaaaaaaaggtgagaGAGGGAAACGAAGAAGGAAAATATAGAGAAAGAAGATGGGCAACTCTCTCTTGCATAGCCAGAAGCCCACGGGGAAAAAGATGTGGCTGACCTCTGAGGAGACTCGAGCAGTTAGGAAGAGGAATGCAACAGCTCCCTGAAGCAACACAAATCTCTATGCAACCCAAGGCTCCAGCCTTACAGAGCCAGCTCCAGGACTTCCCACCAGCCAGCAGCTCTACTGACACCTAACCAGTCCCCAGGCCTGGGATTTCAGTAGTTTGGCAGCCTGTTGGTTTGCTGACATCTCTTAACATCTTGGGTTTAGCTGAATAGAAGATGGCCTCTTTCTGCTTAGGGTTTCTACAGTGTCTTTTGGTGAGTCCTAGGCAGCCAGTGGGTGATCTGATATCATGGGCTCACATCCTTCACCAGTAAGGCAATCTGTTCCTGCAGCTGCCGCTCCCCTTCCCATGCTTTGCTCTGGTTTCGACACCTCAGCAGCTCAGCCTTATGGTCCTGGTGATGCATAGGGCAGTAGCTCTGTGGTTCGCACAGCTCCTGAAAGGCAGGGGACAGAGTAAGGGATCCTCTTGATGCCTGCAGTCTGCCTACTAGGTATAATAGAGATGCTGCAAGTAGTGGCTAAGAAGGAGCAGCAGTTTCTTCTCAGAGGGCTTTGCAGGACCTGGGAGCTGCATGCTAAAGTAGGCTTCCCCGAGTTTGGGCTCCCCCGTTGCCCCATGTGCACCATCCTTTACCATATATTCTGGAAAGAAGTCTCTGTAGCCCCCTTTGAGGATATAcagctctgggtagtatagtgcAGGATACTGGTTCACAGCCCTGTCCTCTTGTCTCAGAGAGCGGTACCTTTAGAGAAAATCCAGGGATGGGTGGGGTGGAAAGAAGCGAGTTCAGGATTCCATGGGCTATtcactggggaaggggaggaagaataGACTTTTGCTAACCCTCAAAAGGAGCTCCAGATCTGTTTTTGCAAAACAAGGTCCAAGTGGCACCACTCTTTCTCCTTTGCTCCATCGGTACCTAATTCCCAATCCTTTTTCCTTCACTGCTTCAAACCTTTGAATTGTAGAAACCCCTTTCCTCCACCTCCCTAACATTCTTCAAACTTCAGTGGAAAGCATTCATTGATTCAGTCTCTGTCTGAACTGATCTGGGAAGGTTCCCTGGCTGTAAGTCCCTACTCAAGATCCATTTCCATCACCCACCCTACCCTGTGTAGACACTCACATTCGGGGACCCCTCTCTGAGGAGAATTCACAGTGGAACACAATGATTATTCTTTTCTGAGTATCCAACGGGACAATGGGTTTCTTCAGAAAAAAGTTATATAGTTCTTCTTGACTGTACAAGTTTAAAGCTCCCTGTAAAAGAATTTTATTAAGTATTTCCTTAAGGATCTGTGAACAGGGCCAACACTTAGAAATAACTGGAATACCATCTTGAAATATTTGGTTCAGGAAGGCTAGACTATAAGTACTTTCAGAAAGGCAATCTACCTGTATctacccccagggcctggcatggaGCTTggtatgtagtaggtgctcaataaatgtttatagaaTGGAACTGCCTGAAGTGTAGGGATCATTGTGAGGAATGTCTGTAAGCATTAAGTGTTTGCAAAGTGTTTCTCAGTCCTTGGATGAATGTTTTTACTTCCAGGTAGGAGCTCTTGGCTCCTATAGAAAAAAGGGAGATTGGTctaagagggaaagggaaagtaAATTGCTCAAAGtacacagaattagaacaagaaTGAGGACTAACAGCCTTGATGTGCTCCAAATGTATAATATCTGCCCTGGTTCTAGAGTTCACAGGACCCTTTGTCCAAACTTCTAAATAAAGAGCtatccccagccccttccctgctAAGTCCTCAATGTAAGCTTACCTGGATGTGTCCTCCCAGGAACTCATATGGATAGCGGCAATCGATGATATAAAATTTCTCTATCAGACCCTGGAACTTCCCCAAAAGCAAGGCAGCCACCTGCACAGAAACTATGATTGAATATCCTGCTTCTTCTGAGGGAGAGAAGAGCCAGTCACACAGTTCCTGATTTGCACAGCATTCCACTGTACACCCAGCCTCCAAAGTCCCCCTATGGTTGAAATATGGCAGTGATGCAGCCCCACCCCTCATAAGAGGATAAAATAGGAAATGGCCTTTTTGGAGAACCAAAATAGCTGGTATTGCCAGGACATCAGGGAAAACTACACTCAGGCTACTTATTTGGAGGCAGGCATGGCTGCAGTCAGCCTCTGAGAAGATACCCAAGGACTTCTGTAAGGGCACAGGTAGCAGCTAGAGCTCCTGATTTTacaagaagaaatgagaaatgatTCCCCACCCACCGCTGTAAAATTAGAAAGCAAGTTTCCTGAAAGGGATATGGAAGGAAAGGGGTGATATCCAGAAGAGGAAACTTAAGCTTCGTGTAGTTATGTCAATTGGTTCAACCTTTCTGGAGGGGACTTTGtaaatacttataaaaataaatgcaattacACTTTCAACAATTTCTTTTCTAACGTGTTAAGTAAACAGAAAAGTACATAAAGATAGGGCACAATAATATTCATCTCACCATTGTTTCAGATTATcaaaatattatgaataacttaaatactcaataaaaggggttgaattaaataaattagaCATTATCAGTATAACAGAATATTACATagccattaaaaggataatatagATATCTTTTTATTGCTATAGAAAGATGTTTACAATGTCTTACTAAGCTAATTGCAAAATTACATGTTTATTAGGAtcctatttttataaaacttatgCCAGAATAAAATGTGTAAGGCCACAAGGAAAGTATTACTAGTGCTTATTTCTGGTGGTGAGGTTATGGGTAGAGTGACCAAATAATTACTGCACAAActgggacacttttgagagtgaaagagaaCACTATTAATAATTACCCTACACTAATAGGCATAAACGGGATTGCAACATGTAAACCAGGATGTAAGTTCAGCCTAACtgggtgatttttacttttttcctttccccttcctccttccttcctttctttcataacaattatatatcatttgtttaattaaaaacaaaggtgCATATAAAAGAGAGTCCTTTAATACAGCTTCAGTTGAATAAAGAGCCTATATgagtgaaaacagaaataaatacaaatggaagTGGGGATTTTAGGGACAGAACAGACCAGATGGTAGCTTATGTAACCAGTTACCATCTCCAGAAATCTGCTTACTGTTTCTGGGTTGACGTACTTCAGATCTTGGTGTCTCCCTGACACGGTCGGCAGCGCACATACCTAGAAATACCCAAGAGCTGAAATAACAGCAAGTTCTCTATACCCAAATTTGAGATCATGACCCATATATTGTCCTTTCCAAATGACATTTAAAACCTCAGATGCCTTCAGAAATCAATGGTCTCTATAACGTGTATATGcagcaatttcatttctaagaactgatcctaaggaaataattacgGATGTGTACAAAGTTTCAGATTTAGCTACAAATATGTCCACCTTGGTATAGTCCATAAGGAAAAATTGTAGAAGTAAATATCCTACAAGAAACGATTTATCAAGAAATTATgggcagccaaaaaagaaagaaagaaagaagtactgTGCTGCTATTAAAAGTGATTAAATGATGAAGCAGAACTGTTTactgacatgaaaagatgttcctgATACATCAAATGAGAGGGAATAAAAACCTCAACAGATCACAAAACAAACttggaaaagcaaaaaatgtatttgtgtacatgcatgtgtgtttgtgaaaatacatagaaaaacgTCTGCAGGAATATAcaccaagaaaatattaaataaaagcaataatacTCTGACAAGATTTGGGGTAGATttcattttccatcttttctgTAGTGACCAAGTAtgatttacataattttaaaatatattaaaagaaaaaaaaagtagaaagcctcatactcgggacttccctggcagtccagtggttaagactccgtgcttccactgcaggggggatgggttcgacccctggttgggaaactaagatcctgcatgctgcacggtacagccaaaaaaaaaaaaaaaaaaaagcctcttatTTTCCCCACTGCTCTGGATATTCCCAGAATGAATAAGGAATCCTTTCTCATGAAAGGCTTAGGGCCTAGATCTACCACTACAGCACTTTCAGGTTATCAATGAGTACTTGGTGAAGATGCATGATTAATTAAACCTAGTGTCCTCTGCAAGCAGAGAAGATTCAGATCCAAAATACAGGATGAAATATAGGATTGGTGTAACCAAACTCACCTTGGAGAAATCACCAATCAGAGGCCCCTGGTTAGAATCTTCCTCCAGCATCTGAGCCATATTAATGTCACAGAGGGAGACCATTTTCTTTATACCTAAGCCCTGAAGACAACaagattccccccacccccagtcctcaTGTTAAAAACCATGGGATGGAAGGAGTGGAGGGAGACATTAAAAATATGCGTACTCTTTGATCTAATAATTCCACTTGTTTtactaagaaaataaagatatgtaCAAAGATTTGGCTGTAAGGATGTTTACAACAGAGAAAAATTACTAATAAATGATCAATAACAGGATCTTGACTAAACAAATCATATCCACACATTATAGATTACTATTAAGGAATAAAAAGTATGTTGTAAATTTCATTGACATGAAAATATGACATGATATCATTAAGTAGGTTAGAAAACATGTACTTTATAATGCcactttaataaaagaaaaaacatatttgcattaaaaaatgtCTGAAAGACTATACATCAAGTATTAACAGTAATTATCTCTGGCCTGTGGGATTATGGGCATTTTGCAATGGCTTCTTTTTGCTTACctgcattttccatttttctgtaacGTCATACACTGATTTTATAAAATAGCCAAATGTATTGAGATTTTTTAAAGGAGGTATAGGGGATGAGGGCTAAGTTTTTCAGAATTTGCTTTCCACCAAACAAGTGTGCTCTAGGATGCTATTTCTCTCAGAATGcatataaaacaacaataaatgtCCTTACCAATCAAAGTTCCCTTGTACTCTCTCAGATCTTAAAAGAGAGGGTTGGGAAGACAATACAATGATATCATTTccaaaattataatataatatatttattattaaatattttatatatggatgcagatgtagaaaagaaaacaggaagatgGAAAGAAGAGATAAAAGTAAAAGTAATGAGGAAGAAGACCAAAAGATATACTAAAGCAATCCCCATACCAGAAAAGTGGAGAAGACGAGATAGAagattaaagagactgtcttcttaAAAAGTTTCTTACCTTCCTGAGCTCTTTGTGGCTAGAACAATActtcttttttactttatctGGTATTGTGTTGTCCTTGAATTTTACCATCTGCTTCAGTCTTGGACTGTTCAAACTGtctggcaacgaagaggagcgaTACAGGCAGCTCCTGTTCACAGATGCCTGTTTGGAAATATGAAACCCCAAGGTTCTTACTCCTTAAAGTGTGTCTGCAGGCCAGCATTGTGAAcatctcctgggagcttgttagaaatgcagaatcccagaTGTTAGGCTTCGCCCCAGACCTGCTAAGTTAAAATTTGCACTCTAACAAGATGCCCAGGTGATTCCTAGgaacactcaagtttgagaaacaaTGCCCCAGGTAAGCAACCTGTCTTCCCCTCCTCATTAACATCTTTCTCCTCAGACTGCATGATGTTCCATCTCTCCTAGATGTTTTAAATCCAGCCAAATTCTCAACCTGACCATCTTATATATAACAATTCTTGTAGAAGAAAGCAAATGCAAGCTTAGTTCCTCCAGTCATATGATAGTTTCTCTATGGGATCCTAAGACCCTGACAatcaaaaaacaattttttttttccagctgtgttgggtcttctttctgcacgcaagctttctctaattgcggtgagtgtgggctactcttcgttgcagtgcgcaggcttctcattgcagtggcttctcttgttgcagagcacaggctctaggcgcacgggcttcagtagttgccacACATGggttcagtacttgtggcacgtgggccctagagcacacaggcttcagtagctgtggcatgcgaactcagtagttgcggcgcacgggtttcagtagttgtggcacgagggctcagtagttgtggctcgtgtgctttagagcacaggatcagtaattgtggtgcacgggcttaattgctctgcagcatgtgggatcttcccggaccagggatcgaacccatgtcccttccattggcaggtggattcttaaccactgcgccaccaaggaagtccaagaCCCTGACAATCAAGATTTAAGAACCCTGACAAAACTGAAGATGACAAGCCAAAAAAGTTAGCCTGGGTGAAAAAGTACTAAGAAGCAAGAGTATgtagttgtcccttggtatctgtgAGAGACTCGTTCCAGGACTactacagataccaaaatctagAGGCGCTCAAGTCCCTTACTTAAAACTATGTAGTATCTGTATATAATCTATgaacatcctcctgtatactgtattttatttatttattttttggccacgctgtgcggcatgtgggatcttagttccctgaccagggatcgaacccatgccccctgcagtggaagtgtggagtcttaaccactgaaccgccagggaagtccctcctgtatattttaaatcatctctagattataaTACAGCTAATACCTATACCTATACCTAATAcctataatacctaatacaatgtaaatgttatgtaaatagtttcCTGTGTGGGCAAATTCAAGCttactttttggaactttctggggaaaaataatttttttaaaaaatattttcaatctgtggagtgagagagaaaaaatgtcATTCAGCCTTCTAGAAGGGGATGAATGGGGAAGAAATATAGCAAAATAAGCAGCatgcaagggaaaagaaaacactagAATCTAATATCAGGATGACCATTATAGGATTGAAACTATGAAGCccatcaggaaaaaaatagattaaataccAGGAAGAACTAGTCTTGGGAGTTGCTGGCCCAGCAATAGACTAAATACAGGAGGATGGACTAATTGTCTCTTTGAAAGGCATGATAGGTGTGTTATATACCCAGAGGCAGGGGGATATATTAAAAGACCTCTGATGGCAAGTTTCAACTAATCCAAGATTCTTatcctctgtttccttctttatacaCTCACCTCACTAATTGCCATTGATTGATTTAGGAGGGTGCTAGACCCCCTAAATAAGAGATAAGAGAGCCAAAATTAGAACACACATTGATAGTAAATGGTTTCTAGgagaagaaaatatgaacatcAGTATTTTACTTTACAATAACTATATCTACACGACAGTGTTTGTCACACCCATGGTCCTAAGGAAAACTCCATTGTTCATGGTACCAGTTGAAGGTACAGTTCACATTTGATATACCAACATTCTATAACTACCTTTTCCCTTGGACCCCTGCCAGTCATCTCCCTATGTCTCCACAACCCTACTCCAAGCCACTGGTGACTGGACCATATTGCTGACTGAACACTCCTATTTAGTGGTCAAGAATATGTAAACATAACCTGGGCCAATCAGGTTCCCTCTCTGGGAGTCTAACttggaaaatatcaaaataattagGCAGCAGCAAAAGCCAAAGCTTTATTAAAAGGAAgaagccaggcttccctggtggcgcagtggttaagaatctgcctgccaatgcaggggacacgggttcgagccctggtctgggaagaacccacatgccgcggagcgactaagcccgtgagccacaattgctgagcctgcgcgtctgcagcctgtgctccgcaaagagAGAGGCCatgacggtgagaggcccgcgcaccgcgatgaagagtggcccccgctcgccgcaactggagaaagccctcgcacagaaacgaagacccaacacagccaaaaataaatataaataaataaataaatttataaaaaaaataaaaaataacgacagatttgctttaaaaaaaaaaaaaaggaagaagccaAGAGATATAGTCAAGGCCATGATGCCaatgatgaatggatggatgaaccaAAGGTACGGTGGTAGAGGAAATGTGGTGAAGAACTGAGGAGCAGGCTACCCAGCCTCCATGACAGACTTCCCTTCATATAACTTCAGTTTTGCCCTGAGAAGAATGCAGGAGGAAGCCAGATCAGAATTTCAAATTTGCTGGCCTTAGTGcaatctttgtttcttttaaccAAAAGAGCCTCTCTAGAACACACTGTAATTGTTAAGCTAAGGGTTCATTTTAAAGAGTTTGAATTAATTATCTACTAAGTGAAATGTATCCATTTATTAGCATtacatctaagaaatctttgcctaacacaAGGTCACAAacatttttctcctatgttttttccttcagttgttttacagttttaggttttatatttaggcCCATGATCCATTTTGTGCTAATTTCTATATATGGTGTGAAGTATAGattgaagtttttgtttttgtttttcagatggaTTTTCAATTGCTCCAGCacaacttgttgaaaagactatgccTTCTCCATTTAATTGCTTTTGTGTCTTGGTTTATTATCAAttaaccatatatgcatgggtctATTTCTCGAATCTCTATTCTGTTGCACTGAAGCTTTACGTTTTTGGTAGCTATTATGATGGTGACAACGAAGGTGATAAACATCTCTTTGGGTTTCATATTGTCCAAGGACAAGAAGCCAGAAATAAACGAGAGCAAAAAACTACTTTAACAAACAGAAACAGCCACTACTGTTTTGACAGATACTtcccaatatatttatataaaaacaaatggcAACTTATTGCAAGGAGTATAAGTGCTAGGTCATAGAGGAATGATGACGATGATACTTTAGATTTGTCTAGCCAGTTAGAAGTTTCCCAGTTACCAGAAGCTGGTGAGGGGAGATCCCAGGACCAGCTGTCTTAGATCTACCAACTAATGGCTTTCATTGTTTAAGGAATCAATGAACACTTTCCAAATCTGGGAGTTTTAGAGCATTGCAAAggccagaaagaagaaaagttcaATTCTACTTGCAGATTTTATAAAAAGGTCAAATTGGATAATTATTACTTTGCAAACTGAGGAGGCATCATCATTTCCTCATGGCTTACATGCTCTTCAGCACACATAGTCTTGGCTTCTGTCTGTACCACTCTACTGCTCTTGTCAAGGCTATCAACAATCTTCTTGTTGTCACATCAGACAGTCACTTCTTTAGCCATGTATCATCCTGAAGCTCACAGTGCCTTCCACTGACTTGGCTAATCCCTTATTTAGCTTCAATGGCACAGCCTAGTTTCTTAGTTTAGTTCTAGTATAGATAACTGTTTACTAAAAGAACTGTGATGCTTCTACCTCTCTGTTgctccttctcagtcttctttgTCAAGCTTCCTCACCTACCAAACCTCTAACAGATGCTGGATTCAGGGTGAGGACCTGGCCCTTTTTTAATCTCCTCACTCTTGCCATAGGTGATTTT contains:
- the CDC25C gene encoding M-phase inducer phosphatase 3 isoform X3, translating into MSAEFFSSTREEGSPGSGPSFRSNQRKILNLLLERDTSFSISSDLPRTPVEKKLFGDSANLSILSGETPKRCLNLSNLSSGEMSATQFTTSSDLDETGHLDSTGPEEIQLAGMNYHQHLVKCSPAQLLCSTPNALDHGHRKKDAICSSSADKENDNGNLVESEMKYLDSPITTVSKLDKNPELGENQTEEISDELMEFYLEDQEEAKASVNRSCLYRSSSLPDSLNSPRLKQMVKFKDNTIPDKVKKKYCSSHKELRKGLGIKKMVSLCDINMAQMLEEDSNQGPLIGDFSKVAALLLGKFQGLIEKFYIIDCRYPYEFLGGHIQGALNLYSQEELYNFFLKKPIVPLDTQKRIIIVFHCEFSSERGPRMYRSLRQEDRAVNQYPALYYPELYILKGGYRDFFPEYMELCEPQSYCPMHHQDHKAELLRCRNQSKAWEGERQLQEQIALLVKDVSP
- the CDC25C gene encoding M-phase inducer phosphatase 3 isoform X1, yielding MSAEFFSSTREEGSPGSGPSFRSNQRKILNLLLERDTSFSISSDLPRTPVEKKLFGDSANLSILSGETPKRCLNLSNLSSGEMSATQFTTSSDLDETGHLDSTGPEEIQLAGMNYHQHLVKCSPAQLLCSTPNALDHGHRKKDAICSSSADKENDNGNLVESEMKYLDSPITTVSKLDKNPELGENQTEEISDELMEFYLEDQEEAKASVNRSCLYRSSSLPDSLNSPRLKQMVKFKDNTIPDKVKKKYCSSHKELRKVCALPTVSGRHQDLKYVNPETVAALLLGKFQGLIEKFYIIDCRYPYEFLGGHIQGALNLYSQEELYNFFLKKPIVPLDTQKRIIIVFHCEFSSERGPRMYRSLRQEDRAVNQYPALYYPELYILKGGYRDFFPEYMELCEPQSYCPMHHQDHKAELLRCRNQSKAWEGERQLQEQIALLVKDVSP
- the CDC25C gene encoding M-phase inducer phosphatase 3 isoform X2, giving the protein MSAEFFSSTREEGSPGSGPSFRSNQRKILNLLLERDTSFSISSDLPRTPVEKKLFGDSANLSILSGETPKRCLNLSNLSSGEMSATQFTTSSDLDETGHLDSTGPEEIQLAGMNYHQHLVKCSPAQLLCSTPNALDHGHRKKDAICSSSADKENDNGNLVESEMKYLDSPITTVSKLDKNPELGENQTEEISDELMEFYLEDQEEAKASVNRSCLYRSSSLPDSLNSPRLKQMVKFKDNTIPDKVKKKYCSSHKELRKGLGIKKMVSLCDINMAQMLEEDSNQGPLIGDFSKVCALPTVSGRHQDLKYVNPETVAALLLGKFQGLIEKFYIIDCRYPYEFLGGHIQGALNLYSQEELYNFFLKKPIVPLDTQKRIIIVFHCEFSSERGPRMYRSLRQEDRAVNQYPALYYPELYILKGGYRDFFPEYMELCEPQSYCPMHHQDHKAELLRCRNQSKAWEGERQLQEQIALLVKDVSP